Part of the Thermodesulfobacteriota bacterium genome, TCTATGGCCTCTTGGCCATGGCCCGGGTCCATGTCCAAAACCCCCGCACCTACGCCGAGATTCTGGCCACTGCCGGCCAGGGCGGCAAGATCGCCCGCGACTTCGCCCAGGCCCTGGACCAGGTCCTGTCCCTGGCCGAGGTCGGGGACTTGGCCGGCCTGGCTGCCCTCATCACCAACAACCGCAGCTATCTTGGCGAGCCTTTCCTCGCCCAGTTCATGGGGCAGGCCAAGGCGGTGGATGAAACCCTGGGCCAAGCCCTCACCCTCTGAGAACGATCGGCGTGTCAGCCGGTGAGTCCGGCAAGGAGGATCCTGGCGCCCGCCTCGCAAAAAGGAAACGGCGGCGGCGCCTCCTCAGGCTCCGCCGCCGCCCGTCTGGTCCCCGCTGCCGGGTGATCCTTACGCGACCTGGACCTCGATGCGCCGTGGCTTGGCGGGCTCCACCTTGGGAAGGGTGATCGTGAGCAGGCCGTCGGCCAGCGCTGCACCTATCCGCTCCTGATCGATAGTCTCCGCCACCGAGAACCGCCGCAAGAAGCTGCCGTTCTCATACTCTTGCAGGAGCACTTTCTCCTCGGCCTTGATGTCCGGATCCTTGATCCAGCCCCGGATGGTGAGCTCGCCGTTGTCCAGCCCCACCTCCACACACTCTTTGCACACCCCCGGCATTTCCGCGACCACTGTTACCGCAGTTTCGGTCTCGTAGATGTCCACCGCCGGCACGAAAATCTTCTCGCGCCGTGTTGACTCACCGGCCTGGGGCGCCACCTGCTTCTGTTTCAGCTGCAGCTCCTTGTCGTTCATCGCCGCACCTCCATCCGCGTCCAGCTAGCCCAAATCCACAGTGATCCGCCGGGGCTTTGCCTCTTCCGCCTTGGGCAGGGTAATGGTGAGAATACCGTCCCGTGTGGTGGCCTTCACCTTGTCCATGCGGATCTTGCTGGGCAGGGTGATGGCCCGGCTGAACCTGCCGTACTCCAGCTCCCGGCGGTGGTACGACACATTGCCCTCCGGTTGGATCGGCCGGCGCTCCCCTTTCAGGAGCAGCGTGCCGTCTTCCAAGGAGATCTCCACGTCCTCCGCCTTGATCCCTGGCATCTCGGCCCGCACATACAGCGCGTCCCGGTCCTCGCTTACCGTGAGCGCCGGGAACACGCCCATCCGGGGCGAAACGGCGCTCGGCACCCCGTACAACAGCCGATCCATCTCCCGGTGCAGCCGCTCAAACTCCACCCATGGATTCCAGAACGGTTGGTCAAAACGGTACACGCTCATGGCTTTCTCCTCCATTTTTTTGACCATCCACACAGCACCAGCGCGGAAGCCGCCATGGCCCCGCGCTGGCTCCCTCGGGATCAGTGATGGATCTCAATCTTGCGACTCCGAGCCTTCGCCTCCGGGCTTCGCGGCAGAACCACCTCCAGGATTCCATCCTTGTAGTGGGCCTCCACGGCCCCTGCATCCACCTCCTCCGGCAGACGCAAGCTCCGGCAGAAGCTGCCGAAGAAGCGCTCGCTCCGGCAGATGCACTCACCTTCCTTGTGCTCAATCTCCCGCCGCTTCTCGCCACGGATGGTCAACACATCACCCTCCAGCGAGATATCCACATCCTTCGTCTCGATGCCGGGCAACTCAGCCCGCACCACCAGCCCCTTATCGGTCTGAACCACTTCCAGAGAAGGAAGCCACGAAGTCCCCTCCTCCGTCACACCCAGAAGAGGGAAGCCTCGGAACATCCGCTCCACCAGCTCATCCATCTGCCGCCAAGGGGCCACCTCACGACTCCTCGTCCATGGCATCAGCTCGAACATAACTGGTCACCTCCTTGCAACGCACTGAAATTGCTCGCATTGTTAGCGAGTCTGCCAATACAGTAAGCTGCATCGTCCACCTGTCAAGGGATGGACGGGAGCAAGGCTCAAGGTTGCCGCTGCTCCGCAGCCGGCAGCTTCTTGTGGCAGAACAGACAGCGGTACTTGGGAGGGTGGTCCGGGGGCAGGGGAGCACTGCCGTCGGGCCGATGGCATGCCTCGCACTCCCTTTCCGCTGCTTTCTTGTCCATGGGATAGAACCGGGCATGATCGTCATCGAAAGGCAACTTGGCCGTGGTTTCGGGTGGCGCATTGTACAGGAACAGGAAGATGCCGCCGCACACGGCAACAAAGGCCAGGTTCATGAAGACGGTTCGGGAACGGCTGGGCAGCTGAGCCATGAAGACACCTCAATGAGAGTCCCGGCAGAAGATGGGGGGAAGTCAATCCCGCATCTCGATGGCGGCAAACGACAGGGCCCCGGTCCTGAGGGCCAGGAGGCCTGTTTCCAGAAAAAGACGGGCCAGGGTAGGGCTGCGGCCGGTCCAGGCGGCCAGGCGGGCGTGCCAGCGATGCTTCCGGAGGATGGCCGCGAGGGCATCGTCCCGGTGGTGGGGGTTGAGGATGGTACGGGCCACCGCCTGACCGGAGATGATGGCCGGGTAGATTCCTTCGCCGGTCAGCCCAGACGCCAGGCCTGCGGCGTCACCGGCCAGAAAGTGGTTGCCAAAGTGCCAACCCCGGAAATCATAGCTGATCCGACCAGCTCGGGGGGGACTCCCGGCCAGATCCAATCCGCGGTGGCCGCACCAGTCGGTGAAGGCGGCAACCAGATCTGCGGCGGGTCGGCGGCCGGCTGGGCTGTAAACCCCCACCGAGGCATCCTGGCGCCGGGGAAAGATCCAGGCATAGCCGTTGCCGAAACGCCGCACCGAGACATGCCATTCCATGGCCGGGAAAAGGCCTGGAACCAGGAAGTGGATGCCGATCCCCCAGGCCTTGGCGGGCAGGCCCAGCCAGCGACGTACCAGCGAGGACGAGCCATCCGCACCGACCAGGAACCGGTAGCCAAGGCGCTTCCCCTGGCAGATGACCGCGTCAGCCGCCAGGGCGCTCACTGCCGCCCCGGTCCAGACCTTGGCCCCGGCGCGCAAGGCTGCCGCCAGCATCCATTCCCCCAGCACCTCGCGCCGCACCGTGGAGATGATCGGCCGCTCAGCCCTGATCAGCACGCGCTGCCAGTCGCTGGTCACCAGCTGTTCAGGGAAGCCCCGTTCCACGTAGGCCTCCGGCAGCAGCCGGGACAGGCCGCCCGAGGTGATGCCGCCGGCGCAAACCTTGGGCCCGATGGCGCGGTTTCGCTCCAGCACCAGGACATCCTGTCCGGCCCGGGCCAGGGTCGCGGCGCAGGCCAGGCCCGCTGGGCCCGCCCCGACGATGATGGTATCGTAACGCGGCATATCAGGGCCTGGACCAAGGGCGCTTGTTCCTGGCCGCAACCACCTGCAGCTTCCAGCTCCCGGCCTGGATCGCGGGCAGGGTCAGCCGTTGCGGGCCCGCGCCCGGTTGTCTAAAGTAGCTCCACAAGGAGAACGGAATCGCCATGCCAGAATCAGCATTCTTGACAGGATCAGGTGGCCCGCCGCCGCCCCGAGGAGGTGATCGCCGCTGCGGCCTGCTTCTCGGTGGCTCCGGACTCTTGGGCGGCACCATCTTACACCATTTCAAGACCAATGTCCCTGCGGTGGAGATCCTGGCCCCGAACAGCAAAAGGGTCTCCCTGCGCAACCCCGCGGACATCGATCTTTACGTCAGCCACTTCCGCCCTGATTTCATCATCAACTCCGCCCTGGCCGCCATCGACAGCTCCCCAACCCTGGCTTATGAAGTCAACTTCCTCGGGACCATCCATCTGGCCCAGGCGGCCATCAAGCTTGGCATCCCGTACATCCACCTGTCTTCCGCAGCCACCCTTCCCGCTGGCGAAGACTTGCGAGAGGAGGAGTCCCTGCCCCTGGTGGCGGGGCTGCCCAATTATCCCAAGTCCAAGCTCCTGGCCGAAAAGGCCCTGGCACGTCTGCACCGGGAGCATGGCCTCGACTATACCGTCATCCGCCTGGCGGTGGTCTACGGCGAGCATGACCACAAAATCCAGGGGTTTCACCGCCTGCTGTTCTCGGTAGCCAGCGGCCGGATGCCGGTGCTGCTCACCCGCCCTGGAGTGCGCCATTCCTATTCCAACGCGGCCAAGCTGCCCCGGTTCGTCGAGTACATCCTGGGCCACCGCCAGGAATTTACCGGCCAGACATACCATTTTGTTGATCAGGAGCCGGTGGAGATGGTTCAGATCATCCGGCGGATCAAGGCCACTCTCCGGATCAGCCGGCCTATGGAGGTCTCCATCCCCTTTCCCGTAGCCCGTTTCGGTCAGAGGTTGGCCCGCACCCTGGTCCGCACTCTGAACCGCCTGGGCATCGAGGCCCGCCTGCCAGCTGAGCTCTTGTTTCTGCGGGAGTTCTACCGGACTCAGACCCTGTCAGCGGCCAAGCTGGCCGCTTCCAGCTTCCACGACCCTTGCCCTGAAGAAACGGTGTTCACCGAGCTGCCATTCCTGGTGGAATACTATGTGACCCGCTGGGCTCACCTCAACCTCATCTCCCCGTATGATCGCCTGGCCACCCCCACACCGGGGGCAAACCGCTTCCTCAAGGACCCGGCCGCTCTGCTGGAGGAGGACTGGAGCAGACCGCGGAAAACTGGGCACAGACCGGTTGGCGCCTCATCTTGACCCGCTCGACCAAATCAGCTACCCTCCGCCAGTAGAAATCAGAATCAGTAACGATCGGGAATTCCGGAGTGGTCCCTTTCCCCAACCCCAGACCTGCCCTGCCAGCCGCACGTCCATGAGACCATCCCTTGTCCGCATCGTCCCGGCCGCCGTTCTGGCGCTGGCCCTGATCATCTTCCTGGTGCTGTTCGGAGACTGGGAAGCCCCCCGGATCTCCCTGCCCGAGTCCCTGGGCCCAGTGGGGCCTGCCAAGCCCATCGCCCTGGAGCTGACGGACGGCCGATGCGGCTTGCAGCGGATTGAGGTGGCGATCCTGCAAAACGGCCGGCGGCTGCCGGTGCTGGTGCGGGACTTCCCCCGTACCGGCACCCTGGGCAGGGTAGGCACGCCCAGCATCAAAGAGGCCGTAAGCCTGGATATCCGCAAGCTGGGTCTGGCCAATGGTCCGGCGCAGCTGGAGGTGACGGCAGTCGACCATTCCTGGTGGCGCTGGGGAGACGGCAACCAGGCGATGCAGACCCTGGATCTGGAGCTGGACGGCCAGCCGCCGGTCATCGCTGTCTCTGGCTTCACCCGCTACGTCAATCTGGGAGGGAGTGGGGTGGTCTTCTTCCGCCTGGCAGAGCCGACGGCCAGCCAGGGGGTGACGGTGGGGGACACCTTCCATCCGGGGTTCCCGGTGGGGCCGGCAGCGGCCGGCCTGTTTGTCAGCTATCTGGCCTTTCCTTACGATCTCGGCGGCGACGAGAAGGTGGAGGTTCTGGCTACCGACTTGGCCGGCAACCAGGCCCGGCAATCGGTCAACCCGACCCTGAAACGGGTGACCTGGAAGCACGACCGGCTCGAGATCTCCGACCACTTTCTCGAGCAGAAGCTGCCGGAGTTCCGCCAACATTACCCGCAGCTGACTGGCTCGCCAGTGGAGCAATATCTGTCCGTCAACGGCCCGATCCGGCGGGAGAACAACCAGCGAATCCTGGAGCTGTGCCGGACGCCCCATCCGGAGCAGCTGTGGCGGGGCCGGCTGCGGCGGCTGCCCCGCGGCAGTCCTCGGGCCGGCTTTGCCGACCACCGGACCTATTTTCATAATGGGGTGAAGATCGACGAGCAGGTGCATCTGGGCGTCGACTTGGCGTCCACGGAGCGGGCGCCGGTGCCAGCCGCGAACACCGGCCTCGTCGCCTTTGCCGATTACCTGGGCATCTATGGCAACACCGTGCTCCTGGACCACGGCCAGGGGCTCTTCACCCTCTACTCCCACCTGGACCAGATCCAGGTCAAAGCGGGGGATCGCGTGGAGGACGGGGCGCAGCTGGGCACCACCGGCCTCAGTGGCATGGCCGGCGGCGACCACCTCCATTTCGCTGTCCTCATCAACGGCACCCCGGTGAACCCCATCGAGTGGTGGGACGATCATTGGCTCAAGGTCAGCATCTTCGATCTCGTGCCCCAGGCAACGGCCAGTCCGTAGGAAAACCGCATGTCCAGGATCCGCGTTCTTGCCGAGTTCCTGGCCAACCAGATTGCCGCTGGCGAGGTGGTGGAGCGTCCGGCCTCGGTGGTCAAGGAGCTGGTGGAAAACGCCGTCGACGCGCGAAGCCGCTTTATCCAGGTCCTGGTGGAGGGCAGCGGCACCCGCCGCATCCAGGTGAGCGATGACGGCGAGGGCATGGACGAGGACGATGTCCTGCTCTGCCTGGAGCGGCATGCCACGAGCAAGATCCGCCAGCCGGCGGATCTTGCCGCCATCGACACCCTGGGCTTCCGGGGGGAGGCCCTGCCGAGCATCGCCTCCGTCTCCCAGCTGACCATCGACAGCCGCCCTCTGGATCGTCCCCTGGGCACTCACCTGGAGGTCGCCTTCGGCAAGGTGCTGGCGGTGCGGCAGACCGGGGCACCCGTGGGCACGACGGTCGAGGTCAAGAACCTGTTCGGCAACGTGCCCGCCCGCCGCAAGTTCCTGAAGAGCTCAGCCACCGAGCTGGGCCATATCGAGGAGGTGGTGGTGGCCACCGGCCTGGCCCATCCGGGAATCGGCCTCACCCTCACCATCGACGGCCGGGAGCGGGTCCACCTGCCCGGTGGGGTCGATTCCCGGGAGGATCGGGTACGGCGCCTCGTTCCCAGAGGCTCGGAACGGCCGCTGATCCGGGTCCAGTCCCAATCCCCCTTGGGCCGACTTGATGGCTTTCTCCTGCCGCCGGACGAGGGCACCTCGGGATGGGGACGCCTGAGGACCGTGGTCAACGGCCGGCCGGTCCGCCTGCCCATGGCCACGCACGGGGTGGCTGAGGCCATGCGCAGCTTTTTGGCTGTGGGCCGGCAGCCGGCGGGCTGTCTTTACTTCGACCTGCGGCCAGAGGAGGTGGATGTCAACGTTCACCCCACCAAGCAGGAGGCCCGCTTCCGGGATGGAGCCGCCCTGTACCGCTTTGTGGTGGCGGCCGTATCCTCCGCCCTGGCGGCATGGCAGGAGGAGCTGCGCTCCCGCATCTTCGGGTCAAGCCCGGCAGTGGGCCGCCCGCGCGAGAGCCCCCCGGAAGCGCCGGCCGCAGCCGTTCCCCTGTTTAGCCTGGGCGAGAGTGAGCCGCACTCCTGGTCTGCCGAGCCCGACGGGGGGGCGGTGCCCCAGATCCCGGATCCGCCATCGACCTCCTTCCCGGTTTCATCCCCCGCGATCCCGGCGGCTGGCCCGAGCCATTCTCCGGCGCCGGCAGCGGCATCGCCCCCTGGCGAGGGGGCAAGGCCGGCCGTCCCCCTGCGGGTGATCGGCCAGCTCCTGGACAGCTACATCCTTTGTCAGGGGGGAGACCGGCTGGTGGCCATCGACCAGCACGCGGCACACGAGCGCATCCTGTTCGAGACCTTGACCAGCCAATATGAGGGGGCCTCGGTTCCCAGCCAAAGGCTGCTTTTCCCCACCCTGACCGAGCTGGGGCTGGAGGAGGCCGAGCTGGTCCGTCGCCACCAGGAGCAGCTGGAACGGCTGGGGTTCGTCATCGAGCTTTTCGGCGGCGAAACCTTCCGGATCAGCGCCGTGCCCGGCCTGACCGCCCATCTGCCGCCGGAGGAGGTGCTGGCAGGGGTGCTCTCCGGTCTGGCCCCGGCAGCCAGTGCCGATGGCCGGCGAGGCCTCTCCCCCCAGGGGGCGGTACTGGCCAGCCTGGCCTGCCGGGCCGCCATCAAGGCCGGCCAGCCCCTCCGGGCGGAGGAGATGACGAGCCTGGTGTCGCAGCTGGCCGCAGCCCCGGCTCTGTCGCACTGTCCCCATGGCCGGCCGGTGACCCGCTCCTTCGCGGCCAGCGAAATCCGCCGCTGGTTTCTGCGCGCCTAGCCACGTGATGCCAGGCCTCAGGCGGCACCAGACAAGGTCGCTCCCGCCCAGGCCTCCAGTCAAACCCCTCCAGAAACAGGAATCCCACACCGATGAACACCGCCCCGCTCCGTGAGACCTCTTTCCCGGATCTTGCCCTCGTCCACCGGGGCAAGGTACGAGATCTTTACGCGGTCGATGGCCAGCTCCTCATGGTGGCCACCGACCGCATCTCCGCCTTCGACGTGGTCATGGACGACCCGATCCCGGACAAGGGCCGGGTGCTCACCCAGATCTCCCTGTTCTGGTTTGACTACCTCCGGGACATCATCGATAATCACCTAGTCAACGCCGAGCCGGCCGCCTATCCTGCCGCCTGCCACCCCTACCGGGAGCAGCTGGCCGGCCGCAGCATGCTGGTGAAGCGCTGCCAGCCCCTGCCGTTGGAGTGCATCGTCCGGGGGTACCTCGCCGGCTCGGGCTGGAAGGAGTACCAGCGCCAGGGCTCGGTGTGCGGCATCCCCCTGCCGGCTGGGCTGCGGGAGTCGGAGCAGCTGCCCCAGCCTATCTTCACCCCGTCCACCAAGGCAGCCATCGGCCAGCACGACGAGAACATCACCCTGGCTGCCGCAGGCCAGCTGCTGGGGGAGGAGGTGGTGGCGCAGGTGGCCTCTGTCGCCATCCGGCTCTACCAGAAGGCGGCCGACTACGCCCGGGGACGGGGCATCATCATCGCGGACACCAAGTTCGAGATGGGATGGCACAACGGCCGACTGATCCTCATCGACGAGGTGCTGACCCCGGACTCCTCCCGGTTCTGGCCCGCGGACGACTACGAGCCGGGCCGGGCCCAGAGGAGCTTTGACAAGCAGTTCCTGCGGGACTATCTGGCCGGCCTGGACTGGCCGCAGACGCCACCGCCTCCGAGGCTGCCGGCGGAGATCGTCGCCAGGACCAGGGAGCGGTACCTGGAGGCCCTGAAGCGTCTTGCCGGCTGAGCAAGCGGAATGGGCCATCCGATTCAGGCAAAGGAGAGCGCGGCGATGTTCGAGTTCGTCTTCCACAACCCCACCAAGATCGTCTTCGGCCGCGGCCGAGAGGGCCTCATCGGCAGTGAAATCCGGGAGGCGGGGTGCCGGCGGGTGCTCTTCGTCCACGGCCAGCAGTCCGTCAAGCGCTCCGGTCTTTATGAACGGACCCTGGCCAGCCTCCAGGAGGCGGGCGTGGAGGCAGTGCCCTTTGGCGGTGTCGTTCCCAATCCAGTGCTCAGCCACACCCGGCAGGGCGTGGCATTGGCCAAGATCCAGCAGGCGGATGGGGTGTTGGCGGTGGGCGGTGGCTCGGTGCTGGACGAGGCAAAGGCCATTGCCGCCGGTGCCTGCTCCGACCGGGATGTCTGGGACTTCTTCCTCGGGGAGCCGATCACCGCCGCGCTGCCGGTCTTCACCATCCTGACCCTGGCCGCCACCGGCAGCGAGATGAACCGCAACAGCGTCGTCACCAACGAGGAGAGCCGCCAGAAATACGCCATCTCCTCGCCCCATCTCGCGCCCCGGGTCTCCATCCTCAACCCGGAGCTCACCTGCACCGTGCCGCTGGACCATTCCACCTATGGCGCGGTGGATGCCATCGCCCATGTCATTGAGGCCTACTTCACCGGCCGCATCCGGGCCCGGCTCCAGGACCGGCTGGTGGAGGCCATCGTCCGTACGGTCATGGACAGCCACAACCAGATCCTGGAGCACCCCACCAGCTACGAGGCCCGGGCCGAGCTCATGTGGGCCGCCACCCTGGCTTTGAATGGGCTCACCACCGCCGGTGTCGGGGGCTACGGCATGCCCAACCACATGATCGAGCACTCCTTGAGTGCCTTCTACAACATTCCCCACGGCGCGGGACTGGCCATCGTCATCCCAGCATGGATGAAGTGGCTCGCCCCACGGCAGCCGGCGCCGTTCGAGCGTTTCGCCCGGGAGATCTTCGGCAAGACCCGGGCCGCCGACGCCATCTCCGGGCTGGAGACCTGGTTCCGGGCCATCAAGGCCCCGACCCGGCTCGGAGAGGTCCATATCCCCGCCGCCGATATCCCGGCCCTGGCGGAGAACGCCCATGGTCTGGCCCGGCAGTGGGGCCTGGCCGACGTCTACACCCCGGCGACCATCGGTCAGATCCTGGAGCTGGCGGCCTGAGAGGACCGGCCGCAGCGAGCCCACGTCGTAGAGCCGATGGAAGGCCGAAGGAGCCGCCATGGACCGTCGACAGTTCCTGCAATCGAGCCTTGCCGGCGCCGGCCTGGCGCTCGCCGGCGACCTGGGCCTCAGCCTGGCCGCGCCGCCACCGGGAGCGAGCGCCACCTTCGATCTGGCGGTAGCCCGGGGACCGGTGGCAGCCCGCAACGTGGCTGCGGCAGTGGCAGCCTGGGGCGGGATGGAGCGCTTTGTCAGCCGGGGTGACGTGGTGGTGGTCAAGCCCAACATGGCCTGGGACCGCACCCCGGAGCAGGCCGCCAACACCGACCCCGCGGTGGTGGCCGAAGTGGTACGCCTGTGCCTGGCGGCTGGCGCCAAGACAGTCAAGGTCTTCGACCGGCCGGTGAACGACCCCCGGCGCTGCTACAGGCAAAGCGGCATCGAGAGGGCGGCAATCGGGGCCGGTGCCCAGGTCAAGCAGATGGACGATCGCCGTTTCCGGGAGATGGCGGTCAAAGGCGAGACCATGGCCAACTGGCCCCTGTATGTGGAGGTCTTCGAAGCGGACAAGGTGATCAACGTCCCCATCGCCAAGCACCACAGCCTGGCTCGCATGACTGGCGCCATGAAGAACTGGATGGGGATCATGGGCGGCAACCGCAGCCGCATCCACCAGCGGTTGGACGAATCCCTCTGCGACTTGGCCAGCTTCGTCCGCCCCACCTTGACGGTGCTGGACGCTACCCGGGTCCTCTTGCGCAACGGCCCGCAGGGCGGCGACCTGGGCGACGTTCTGGCCGCTGACACCATCGTGGTGGGCCAGGACCAGGTGGCCGTGGATGCCTGGGCCAGTACCCTGTTCGGCCGGACCCCGGATGATCTGCCGGTGCTGGCTGCGGCCCGGCGGCGCGATCTGGGCAAGACCGAGCTGGCCGCCATCACGATCCGGGAGCTGGCTGTATCCTGAGATGCCCTGGCGCCGCCTGTGCCAGGGCCTGTTCCTGGCCCTGTTCCTCTGGCTCTTCATCGAAACCGACGGCCGGGGCGAGGACCAGCTCGGCCATCCGGTGAAGCTGTTCCTGGAGCTCGACCCGCTCCTGGGCCTGGCGACCGGCCTGGCCCGCCACTCCTGGCCCCTGACCTTCTGGCCCAGCTTCGCTACCGTCGTCCTTACCATCCTCCTGGGCCGGGTCTTCTGCGGCTGGATCTGCCCTTTGGGGACCTGCCACGACTTGGTGGGCGGTTCGCCGTCCGCCGCCGAGTCGGGCCGCCGCTGGCACTGGCTCAAATACGCACTGCTGGCCAGCCTCCTGGCCGCGGCCTTCTTTTCTGTCCAGCTGGCGGGCATCTTCGACCCCTTGTCCCTCCTGGTCCGCTCCCTGGCCCTCGGGGTGTTTCCAGCCCTGCAGGCGGCTGCTTCAGCCTTCTTCGACGCCGTCTTCCGTCTGGATCCGCCCTGCCTGGTGGACCTTTCCGAAGGCCTTTACAATTTCCTGCGCGCCCGGGTATTCGCCCTCCGGCAGCCGCTCTTCCACCAGGGCCTGTTCCTGACCCTGCTCCTGGTCCTGATCCTGGCTGCCAACCGCTACCAGCGCCGGCTCTGGTGCCGCTGCCTGTGTCCTCTGGGGGCGCTCCTCGGGCTTTTGAGCCGCTGGTCCCTCCTGCGGCGGCAGGTATCCGCGGCCTGCAGCGACTGTGGGGCCTGCACCGGGGTCTGCCCGGGCAACGCCACCGGCAGCGCTGACCAGACCGCCGAATGCCTGCGCTGCCTCCAGTGCCGGACCGTCTGCCGGCCGGGAGCAGTGGCCTTCCGCTGGCGGGGCAGCGACGGTCGCCAGGGGGTGGAGCTGGGCCGGCGGCGTCTTCTGGTGGCCGCCGCCACCGGCATGGTGGCCGCGCCTCTCCTCCCCAACGAGCCTGCCGCCCGGAAGCAGTCAGCCGCGCTGCTGCGGCCACCGGGAGCCCTGCCGGAGGAGGCCTTTGTCGACGCCTGCATCCGCTGCGGCGAATGCATGAAGGTCTGCACCACCGGCGGCCTGCAGCCGGCGCTTCTGGAGGCGGGCCTCGTGGGCCTCTGGACCCCGGTCCTGGTGCCTCGCCTGGGATACTGCGAGCTCCGCTGCACCCTCTGTGGCCAAGTCTGCCCCACCGGCGCCATCGCCCGCCTTGATCCGGAGAAGAAAGCCCGCACCCGCATCGGCCTGGC contains:
- a CDS encoding Hsp20/alpha crystallin family protein, yielding MNDKELQLKQKQVAPQAGESTRREKIFVPAVDIYETETAVTVVAEMPGVCKECVEVGLDNGELTIRGWIKDPDIKAEEKVLLQEYENGSFLRRFSVAETIDQERIGAALADGLLTITLPKVEPAKPRRIEVQVA
- a CDS encoding Hsp20/alpha crystallin family protein, which translates into the protein MSVYRFDQPFWNPWVEFERLHREMDRLLYGVPSAVSPRMGVFPALTVSEDRDALYVRAEMPGIKAEDVEISLEDGTLLLKGERRPIQPEGNVSYHRRELEYGRFSRAITLPSKIRMDKVKATTRDGILTITLPKAEEAKPRRITVDLG
- a CDS encoding Hsp20/alpha crystallin family protein translates to MDELVERMFRGFPLLGVTEEGTSWLPSLEVVQTDKGLVVRAELPGIETKDVDISLEGDVLTIRGEKRREIEHKEGECICRSERFFGSFCRSLRLPEEVDAGAVEAHYKDGILEVVLPRSPEAKARSRKIEIHH
- a CDS encoding NAD(P)/FAD-dependent oxidoreductase, with translation MPRYDTIIVGAGPAGLACAATLARAGQDVLVLERNRAIGPKVCAGGITSGGLSRLLPEAYVERGFPEQLVTSDWQRVLIRAERPIISTVRREVLGEWMLAAALRAGAKVWTGAAVSALAADAVICQGKRLGYRFLVGADGSSSLVRRWLGLPAKAWGIGIHFLVPGLFPAMEWHVSVRRFGNGYAWIFPRRQDASVGVYSPAGRRPAADLVAAFTDWCGHRGLDLAGSPPRAGRISYDFRGWHFGNHFLAGDAAGLASGLTGEGIYPAIISGQAVARTILNPHHRDDALAAILRKHRWHARLAAWTGRSPTLARLFLETGLLALRTGALSFAAIEMRD
- a CDS encoding SDR family oxidoreductase — encoded protein: MPESAFLTGSGGPPPPRGGDRRCGLLLGGSGLLGGTILHHFKTNVPAVEILAPNSKRVSLRNPADIDLYVSHFRPDFIINSALAAIDSSPTLAYEVNFLGTIHLAQAAIKLGIPYIHLSSAATLPAGEDLREEESLPLVAGLPNYPKSKLLAEKALARLHREHGLDYTVIRLAVVYGEHDHKIQGFHRLLFSVASGRMPVLLTRPGVRHSYSNAAKLPRFVEYILGHRQEFTGQTYHFVDQEPVEMVQIIRRIKATLRISRPMEVSIPFPVARFGQRLARTLVRTLNRLGIEARLPAELLFLREFYRTQTLSAAKLAASSFHDPCPEETVFTELPFLVEYYVTRWAHLNLISPYDRLATPTPGANRFLKDPAALLEEDWSRPRKTGHRPVGASS
- a CDS encoding M23 family metallopeptidase; amino-acid sequence: MRPSLVRIVPAAVLALALIIFLVLFGDWEAPRISLPESLGPVGPAKPIALELTDGRCGLQRIEVAILQNGRRLPVLVRDFPRTGTLGRVGTPSIKEAVSLDIRKLGLANGPAQLEVTAVDHSWWRWGDGNQAMQTLDLELDGQPPVIAVSGFTRYVNLGGSGVVFFRLAEPTASQGVTVGDTFHPGFPVGPAAAGLFVSYLAFPYDLGGDEKVEVLATDLAGNQARQSVNPTLKRVTWKHDRLEISDHFLEQKLPEFRQHYPQLTGSPVEQYLSVNGPIRRENNQRILELCRTPHPEQLWRGRLRRLPRGSPRAGFADHRTYFHNGVKIDEQVHLGVDLASTERAPVPAANTGLVAFADYLGIYGNTVLLDHGQGLFTLYSHLDQIQVKAGDRVEDGAQLGTTGLSGMAGGDHLHFAVLINGTPVNPIEWWDDHWLKVSIFDLVPQATASP
- the mutL gene encoding DNA mismatch repair endonuclease MutL, which translates into the protein MSRIRVLAEFLANQIAAGEVVERPASVVKELVENAVDARSRFIQVLVEGSGTRRIQVSDDGEGMDEDDVLLCLERHATSKIRQPADLAAIDTLGFRGEALPSIASVSQLTIDSRPLDRPLGTHLEVAFGKVLAVRQTGAPVGTTVEVKNLFGNVPARRKFLKSSATELGHIEEVVVATGLAHPGIGLTLTIDGRERVHLPGGVDSREDRVRRLVPRGSERPLIRVQSQSPLGRLDGFLLPPDEGTSGWGRLRTVVNGRPVRLPMATHGVAEAMRSFLAVGRQPAGCLYFDLRPEEVDVNVHPTKQEARFRDGAALYRFVVAAVSSALAAWQEELRSRIFGSSPAVGRPRESPPEAPAAAVPLFSLGESEPHSWSAEPDGGAVPQIPDPPSTSFPVSSPAIPAAGPSHSPAPAAASPPGEGARPAVPLRVIGQLLDSYILCQGGDRLVAIDQHAAHERILFETLTSQYEGASVPSQRLLFPTLTELGLEEAELVRRHQEQLERLGFVIELFGGETFRISAVPGLTAHLPPEEVLAGVLSGLAPAASADGRRGLSPQGAVLASLACRAAIKAGQPLRAEEMTSLVSQLAAAPALSHCPHGRPVTRSFAASEIRRWFLRA
- a CDS encoding phosphoribosylaminoimidazolesuccinocarboxamide synthase; this encodes MNTAPLRETSFPDLALVHRGKVRDLYAVDGQLLMVATDRISAFDVVMDDPIPDKGRVLTQISLFWFDYLRDIIDNHLVNAEPAAYPAACHPYREQLAGRSMLVKRCQPLPLECIVRGYLAGSGWKEYQRQGSVCGIPLPAGLRESEQLPQPIFTPSTKAAIGQHDENITLAAAGQLLGEEVVAQVASVAIRLYQKAADYARGRGIIIADTKFEMGWHNGRLILIDEVLTPDSSRFWPADDYEPGRAQRSFDKQFLRDYLAGLDWPQTPPPPRLPAEIVARTRERYLEALKRLAG
- a CDS encoding iron-containing alcohol dehydrogenase; this translates as MFEFVFHNPTKIVFGRGREGLIGSEIREAGCRRVLFVHGQQSVKRSGLYERTLASLQEAGVEAVPFGGVVPNPVLSHTRQGVALAKIQQADGVLAVGGGSVLDEAKAIAAGACSDRDVWDFFLGEPITAALPVFTILTLAATGSEMNRNSVVTNEESRQKYAISSPHLAPRVSILNPELTCTVPLDHSTYGAVDAIAHVIEAYFTGRIRARLQDRLVEAIVRTVMDSHNQILEHPTSYEARAELMWAATLALNGLTTAGVGGYGMPNHMIEHSLSAFYNIPHGAGLAIVIPAWMKWLAPRQPAPFERFAREIFGKTRAADAISGLETWFRAIKAPTRLGEVHIPAADIPALAENAHGLARQWGLADVYTPATIGQILELAA